A single region of the Sphingomonas sp. LY29 genome encodes:
- a CDS encoding type II secretion system protein N, with amino-acid sequence MIRTAVIERWSSYRRWMPTDVYRWAKALLLAGIAVAIAQLFWAVVSPVGPLGEWKAPRARTLAPAVQQAVLAVVDPFFRGGAGPVGAAAAAIDVKLFGIRGEGLGGGAAIIGTPDGAQESFSVGQDVAPGVKLVAVHFDYVVLDRGGGQQQRLFLDQDKASEMVASAPAAPSSTTPAASLAEGAGSLSVGAMREAFNFAPRAQGGRISGISVLAGADAASFAASGFRPGDVIVAVNGARINSSADVAQLQTSIAPGARLLLTVERGSETVPIALNVAGGS; translated from the coding sequence TTGATTCGAACTGCCGTCATCGAACGCTGGTCGTCCTACAGGCGATGGATGCCGACCGACGTCTATCGGTGGGCGAAGGCGTTGCTGCTTGCCGGGATCGCCGTCGCGATCGCGCAACTGTTCTGGGCGGTGGTCAGTCCCGTCGGGCCTCTTGGCGAATGGAAGGCGCCTCGCGCGCGGACCCTGGCTCCCGCGGTCCAGCAGGCAGTGCTGGCGGTGGTCGACCCCTTCTTTCGAGGTGGGGCGGGACCGGTCGGCGCCGCGGCCGCAGCGATCGACGTGAAGCTGTTCGGTATTCGCGGTGAAGGGCTGGGCGGCGGCGCCGCCATTATCGGGACGCCCGACGGAGCGCAGGAAAGCTTTTCAGTCGGGCAGGACGTAGCTCCGGGCGTGAAGCTGGTCGCCGTGCATTTCGATTATGTCGTCCTCGATCGCGGCGGCGGGCAGCAGCAGCGGCTGTTCCTCGACCAGGACAAGGCGAGCGAGATGGTCGCGTCGGCCCCAGCCGCTCCGTCGTCGACCACGCCGGCCGCGTCGCTGGCCGAGGGCGCAGGCAGCCTGTCGGTAGGGGCGATGCGAGAGGCGTTCAACTTCGCGCCGCGTGCGCAAGGCGGTCGGATCAGCGGCATTTCCGTGCTTGCCGGCGCCGACGCGGCGTCGTTCGCCGCCTCTGGCTTCAGGCCCGGTGACGTCATCGTCGCGGTCAACGGCGCGCGGATCAACTCGTCGGCGGATGTCGCCCAACTCCAGACCAGCATCGCGCCCGGGGCGCGGCTCCTCTTGACGGTCGAACGCGGTTCCGAAACCGTGCCGATCGCCCTCAACGTCGCAGGCGGTTCATGA
- a CDS encoding GspH/FimT family pseudopilin — protein MREDGFTLVELMVVLLVMGLLAGAVVLTAGQVGGGASEAATRYAARLGAARDEAVVTGSPVSAWISATGYGFEKYRGGRWQPLTDKPFEGANWDKGIRVTAGETSGRARVRFDALGLPDAPVTVRLTNDDRVANVAVAANGDIRVD, from the coding sequence ATGCGCGAGGACGGCTTCACGCTGGTCGAGCTAATGGTGGTCCTCCTCGTGATGGGCCTGCTCGCCGGCGCGGTCGTCCTCACCGCGGGACAGGTCGGCGGCGGTGCGAGCGAAGCGGCGACGCGATACGCCGCGCGGCTCGGCGCCGCGCGCGACGAGGCGGTGGTTACCGGCTCGCCCGTCAGCGCGTGGATCAGCGCCACCGGATACGGCTTCGAGAAGTATCGCGGCGGGCGCTGGCAACCGCTGACCGATAAGCCGTTCGAGGGCGCCAATTGGGACAAGGGCATTCGGGTGACGGCGGGCGAGACGAGCGGGCGTGCACGCGTTCGTTTTGACGCGCTCGGCCTTCCCGACGCGCCCGTCACGGTGCGACTGACGAACGACGATCGGGTCGCCAATGTCGCGGTCGCTGCCAACGGCGACATCCGGGTCGACTGA
- the gspF gene encoding type II secretion system inner membrane protein GspF, which produces MPEYAYFAVDPEGRERRGRLKAANDAAARANLEAKRFHVVRVEPHVSGATPGKLSLDTPIAFHRNRLSAKQLTLFTRQLATISQVSPLEEALRTISRQSEQPHVRQIVTSVADGVVEGRRLADAMAREPKSFSPLYRAMVSAGESSGSLPELLERLSALLERQAEMRGKILSALAYPIVLTIVAIGVVAALMIAVVPRVVEQFQDVGQQLPLLTRVIIGISAFLAAYWWAILLALALSTVILWRALRDEDFRLAFDRGLLRMPLLGRLIRDLHAARMARTLSTMLESRLPAVEGLRLTAGTISNRALRRATDEIVASIRGGGSISGALARAGVFPPLLVYLAASGESAGRLDAMLAQAADYLEREFDQFTATALSMLEPAIIVVMGVVVATIVLAILLPILQLQSLIGG; this is translated from the coding sequence ATGCCTGAGTACGCCTATTTCGCGGTCGACCCGGAAGGCCGCGAGCGACGCGGCCGGCTGAAGGCTGCCAACGACGCCGCCGCCCGCGCCAACCTCGAGGCCAAGCGATTTCACGTTGTCCGGGTCGAGCCGCACGTCAGCGGGGCGACCCCCGGCAAGCTGTCGCTCGACACGCCGATCGCCTTTCATCGCAATCGCCTTTCGGCGAAGCAATTGACGCTGTTCACGCGGCAACTGGCGACGATCAGCCAGGTCAGCCCGCTCGAGGAAGCGCTTCGGACCATTTCGCGCCAGAGCGAGCAGCCGCATGTCCGCCAGATCGTGACCTCGGTTGCCGACGGCGTCGTCGAAGGCCGCCGCCTGGCCGACGCGATGGCGCGCGAGCCGAAAAGCTTCTCGCCGCTCTATCGTGCGATGGTGTCGGCGGGCGAAAGCTCGGGCTCGCTGCCCGAATTGCTCGAACGGCTGTCGGCGTTGCTCGAACGGCAGGCCGAGATGCGCGGTAAGATATTGTCGGCGCTGGCCTATCCGATAGTGCTGACGATCGTCGCGATCGGCGTCGTCGCCGCGCTGATGATCGCGGTCGTCCCGCGCGTGGTCGAACAGTTCCAGGACGTCGGCCAGCAACTGCCGCTGCTGACCCGGGTGATCATCGGGATCAGCGCCTTCCTTGCTGCTTACTGGTGGGCGATCCTGCTGGCGCTGGCGCTCAGCACGGTCATCCTGTGGCGCGCGCTTCGCGACGAAGACTTCCGGCTGGCGTTCGATCGCGGCCTGCTGCGAATGCCGTTGCTAGGCCGCCTGATCCGCGACCTTCATGCCGCGCGGATGGCGCGGACGCTGTCTACGATGCTGGAAAGCCGTCTTCCAGCGGTCGAAGGCTTGCGTCTCACCGCCGGCACCATTTCCAACCGCGCCCTGCGCCGCGCGACGGACGAAATCGTCGCTTCGATCCGCGGCGGGGGTAGCATTTCGGGTGCACTGGCGCGGGCAGGGGTGTTCCCGCCACTGCTCGTGTATCTTGCCGCCAGCGGCGAGAGCGCCGGGCGGCTCGACGCCATGCTTGCGCAGGCGGCCGACTATCTCGAGCGTGAGTTCGACCAGTTCACCGCGACCGCCTTGTCGATGCTAGAGCCCGCGATCATCGTCGTGATGGGCGTGGTCGTCGCGACGATCGTGCTCGCCATCCTTCTTCCCATCCTGCAGCTTCAATCGCTGATCGGAGGCTAA
- a CDS encoding GspE/PulE family protein encodes MSIRRGIEIETRADEPAIVREELVTVDAVEAERIEREVIPFTAIIDIPYAFARANGVVLVPREDDGVTVALREGADPAALIEVRRHLRRPFELERVDGQAFDRYLQARYAIDQSAAGLAGAIGGDDELNALASGIPTAEDLLDSADDAPAIRLINGIIAEAIRRGVSDIHVEPYESGLLVRMRVDGVLKESLRMPAHVAPVVVSRIKVMARLDIAERRVPQDGRIGLTLGGKMLDVRVSTLPSRAGERVVLRILDKDAAGLTLDALGIDGASEAVLRDALAEPNGIILVTGPTGSGKTTTLYACLQQLNDGSRNILTVEDPVEYAVDGVGQTQVNSKVGMSFAAGLRAILRQDPDVVMVGEIRDRETADIAVQAALTGHLVLSTVHTNDAVGAITRMRDMKVEPFLLASTIRAVIAQRLVRRLCDACKQQVAKDEGVGALLGFGDDVVLYRPNGCEQCGQSGFKGRIGVFEAVRIDGAVRRMINEGADEAAIADHAFARAPNLTAAARELVMQGVTTPDEAIRISRREDSAVDA; translated from the coding sequence ATGAGCATCAGGCGCGGAATCGAGATCGAGACCCGCGCGGACGAACCCGCCATCGTTCGCGAAGAGCTCGTCACCGTCGATGCGGTCGAGGCCGAGCGCATCGAGCGCGAGGTGATCCCGTTCACCGCGATCATCGACATTCCCTACGCCTTCGCGCGCGCCAACGGCGTGGTGCTGGTCCCGCGCGAGGACGACGGGGTCACCGTCGCGCTTCGCGAAGGCGCCGATCCCGCGGCGCTAATCGAAGTACGCCGCCACCTGCGCCGGCCGTTCGAACTGGAACGCGTCGATGGACAGGCGTTCGATCGCTATCTCCAGGCGCGCTACGCGATCGACCAGAGCGCGGCGGGCCTCGCCGGCGCAATCGGCGGCGACGACGAACTGAATGCGCTCGCCAGCGGAATCCCGACCGCCGAGGATCTGCTCGATAGCGCCGACGACGCCCCTGCGATCCGGCTGATCAACGGCATCATCGCCGAGGCGATCCGTCGCGGGGTCAGCGACATCCACGTCGAGCCATACGAGTCCGGGCTGCTGGTGCGGATGCGCGTCGACGGGGTGCTGAAGGAATCGCTGCGCATGCCCGCGCACGTCGCGCCGGTCGTGGTCAGCCGGATCAAGGTGATGGCGCGCCTCGACATCGCCGAGCGGCGCGTTCCGCAGGACGGGCGCATCGGCCTGACGCTTGGCGGCAAGATGCTCGACGTCCGCGTGTCGACGCTCCCAAGCCGCGCAGGCGAACGGGTGGTGCTGCGTATTCTCGACAAGGACGCCGCCGGATTGACGCTCGACGCGCTCGGCATCGACGGCGCGTCGGAGGCGGTGCTCCGCGACGCACTAGCCGAGCCGAACGGGATCATCCTCGTCACCGGCCCGACCGGATCGGGCAAGACGACCACTCTCTACGCCTGCCTGCAGCAACTCAACGACGGCAGCCGCAACATCCTTACCGTCGAGGATCCGGTCGAATATGCGGTCGACGGCGTCGGCCAGACGCAGGTCAATTCGAAGGTGGGAATGAGCTTCGCCGCGGGCTTGCGCGCTATTCTCCGCCAGGATCCCGACGTGGTCATGGTAGGCGAAATCCGAGACCGCGAGACCGCCGACATTGCGGTTCAGGCGGCGCTGACGGGGCACCTCGTCCTGTCCACTGTCCACACCAATGACGCGGTCGGTGCGATCACCCGCATGCGCGACATGAAGGTCGAACCGTTCCTGCTCGCCTCGACCATCCGCGCGGTCATCGCACAGCGATTGGTCCGGCGCTTGTGCGACGCGTGCAAGCAGCAGGTCGCGAAGGACGAGGGCGTCGGCGCGTTGCTCGGTTTCGGTGACGACGTCGTTCTCTATCGCCCGAACGGCTGCGAGCAGTGCGGGCAGAGCGGCTTCAAGGGCCGCATCGGCGTGTTCGAGGCGGTGCGGATCGACGGGGCGGTGCGCCGAATGATCAACGAGGGCGCGGACGAGGCAGCGATTGCCGACCATGCCTTCGCCCGCGCGCCCAACCTGACCGCCGCCGCGCGGGAGCTTGTGATGCAAGGCGTGACCACACCCGACGAAGCGATCCGGATTTCGCGCCGCGAGGATTCGGCGGTCGATGCCTGA
- the gspD gene encoding type II secretion system secretin GspD — protein sequence MKLGSSLVALSLMIAAPVAAQYTVNMRDADVRAFAQDAARVTGLTIVVDGRVNQKVSVVSGRSMSRSEYFEIFLSTLRANGLVAVPIRNGYRIQPVDGAASQPSRVGSRAASRNQFVTEIFRLRSIDAPGAIETLRPLVSPQGSITANRNANSLVVADFADNVAKIRQLIQRIDRNADTDSSRIVYLRNVGPREIATSLSALAAGGGEGQRGVTVSSIDSSNAVVLRGDSATVERFAAIARDLDARAAGGTEIKVYWLEHADAEQLLPVLQQLVGQPVTQASEAPQFIRQQQGEGTGAGPSEPRPAATPAATPQSSGTGIIRSGPAVVTRYTGTNAIIVAANANAQRQLGEVIRQLDTRREQVLVEAIIVEIGDEAAKRLGVQFLLAGKNAPFLATNYSNAQPNIFPIAGAVANYRLGRQQTTSDDGTIITTTDSPLGQGVTDAAVQSILGATGGFGGGVVNIAKNTLFGAIVNAVKSDTSSNLLSAPSIMTLDNQEAKLLVGQEVPVTTGEQLSTNFDNAFRTVQRQNVGIQLDVKPQVNSSGSIKMFIRQEVSSVAGPVSARSNDLIINKREFKTVLTVDDGDVLAIGGLLDENERRTIEKIPLLGDIPVLGELFKSRSRSKAKTNLMVFIRPTLIRTREEAREVTAQRYGYIRNEQIRRNPDVEPSLDSLIRDYMGGVPPVPATAIPGDVAYPPQPLPAPQPTP from the coding sequence ATGAAATTAGGTTCTTCTCTGGTCGCCTTGTCGCTGATGATCGCGGCACCGGTCGCGGCCCAGTATACGGTCAACATGCGCGACGCCGACGTGCGCGCCTTCGCGCAGGACGCGGCGCGGGTCACCGGCCTGACGATCGTCGTCGATGGCCGCGTCAATCAGAAGGTGTCGGTCGTGTCCGGTCGGTCGATGAGTCGTTCCGAATATTTCGAAATCTTCCTGTCGACCCTTCGCGCGAACGGGCTGGTCGCGGTGCCGATCCGCAATGGCTATCGGATTCAGCCGGTCGACGGTGCCGCCAGCCAGCCGTCGCGGGTCGGCTCGCGTGCCGCCAGCCGCAACCAGTTCGTCACCGAAATCTTCCGCCTTCGCTCGATCGATGCGCCCGGCGCGATCGAAACGCTGCGCCCGCTGGTCAGCCCGCAAGGTTCGATCACCGCCAACCGCAATGCCAACAGCCTGGTCGTCGCCGACTTCGCCGATAACGTCGCCAAGATCCGCCAATTGATCCAGCGCATCGATCGCAATGCCGACACCGACAGCAGCCGCATCGTCTATCTGCGCAACGTCGGCCCGCGCGAAATTGCGACATCGTTGTCCGCACTTGCCGCGGGCGGCGGCGAGGGACAGCGTGGGGTCACCGTCAGTTCGATCGACAGCAGCAATGCGGTCGTCCTGCGGGGCGATAGCGCCACCGTCGAGCGCTTCGCCGCGATCGCACGCGACCTCGACGCGCGCGCCGCGGGCGGGACCGAGATCAAGGTCTATTGGCTTGAGCATGCCGACGCCGAGCAACTGCTGCCTGTCCTGCAGCAACTGGTCGGCCAGCCGGTGACGCAGGCGAGCGAAGCCCCCCAGTTCATCCGCCAACAGCAAGGCGAAGGAACCGGCGCCGGACCGTCCGAACCGCGCCCCGCCGCGACCCCGGCGGCGACCCCGCAATCGTCGGGTACGGGAATCATTCGCAGCGGCCCGGCAGTGGTCACTCGCTACACCGGCACCAATGCGATCATCGTCGCCGCCAACGCCAATGCGCAGCGCCAGTTGGGCGAGGTGATCCGGCAACTCGACACGCGGCGCGAACAGGTGCTGGTCGAGGCGATCATCGTCGAGATTGGCGACGAGGCCGCCAAGCGGCTCGGCGTACAGTTCCTGCTCGCGGGCAAGAATGCGCCGTTCCTTGCGACCAACTATTCGAACGCGCAGCCCAATATCTTTCCGATCGCGGGCGCGGTGGCGAACTACCGGCTGGGCCGGCAGCAGACGACCAGCGACGACGGCACGATCATCACCACCACCGACAGTCCGCTTGGCCAGGGCGTCACCGACGCCGCGGTGCAGTCGATCCTCGGCGCGACCGGCGGCTTCGGCGGGGGCGTCGTGAACATCGCCAAGAACACGCTGTTCGGTGCGATCGTCAACGCGGTGAAATCCGACACGTCGTCGAACCTGCTGTCGGCGCCGTCGATCATGACGCTCGACAATCAGGAAGCGAAATTGCTGGTCGGGCAGGAAGTGCCGGTTACCACCGGTGAGCAATTGTCGACCAATTTCGACAACGCCTTCCGCACCGTGCAGCGTCAAAATGTCGGCATCCAGCTCGACGTGAAGCCGCAGGTTAATTCGTCCGGGTCGATCAAGATGTTCATCCGGCAGGAAGTGTCGAGCGTGGCGGGCCCGGTGTCGGCGCGCTCAAACGACCTCATCATCAACAAGCGCGAGTTCAAGACGGTGCTGACCGTCGACGACGGTGATGTGCTCGCGATCGGCGGGCTGCTCGACGAGAATGAGCGGCGGACGATCGAGAAGATTCCGCTGCTCGGCGACATTCCGGTGCTCGGCGAACTGTTCAAGTCGCGCTCGCGGAGCAAGGCCAAGACCAACCTGATGGTCTTCATTCGCCCGACACTAATCCGCACGCGCGAGGAAGCGCGCGAGGTGACGGCGCAGCGCTATGGCTACATCCGCAATGAGCAGATCCGTCGCAATCCCGACGTCGAGCCGAGCCTCGACAGCCTGATCCGCGACTATATGGGCGGGGTTCCGCCGGTCCCGGCGACGGCGATCCCGGGCGACGTCGCCTATCCGCCGCAACCCTTGCCGGCACCGCAGCCGACGCCATGA
- the gspG gene encoding type II secretion system major pseudopilin GspG: protein MLRTLLNRFANRPQRDEEDGFTLVELMVVIVIIGLLATVVMINVLPSQDRAMETKARADIATLEQAMEMYRLDNLTYPSGSDGLNALVTPPPSLAQSGRYRPGGYIKNVPQDPWGRPYQLTVPGKSGPFDIVSFGADGAPGGSDENADIRSEPAKG from the coding sequence ATGCTGCGTACTTTGCTCAACCGCTTCGCCAATCGTCCGCAACGCGACGAAGAGGACGGTTTTACCCTCGTCGAACTGATGGTGGTCATCGTCATCATCGGCCTGCTCGCGACTGTCGTGATGATCAACGTCCTGCCGAGCCAAGACCGCGCGATGGAAACCAAGGCGCGCGCCGACATCGCCACGCTGGAACAGGCGATGGAGATGTATCGCCTCGACAACCTCACCTATCCGTCGGGCAGCGATGGCTTGAATGCCCTCGTCACGCCGCCGCCCTCGCTGGCGCAATCGGGCCGCTACCGTCCCGGCGGCTACATCAAGAATGTGCCGCAGGATCCGTGGGGTCGCCCGTACCAACTGACGGTGCCGGGCAAGTCGGGACCGTTTGACATCGTGTCCTTCGGCGCCGACGGGGCGCCCGGCGGGTCGGACGAGAATGCCGACATCAGGTCCGAGCCTGCGAAGGGCTGA
- the gspK gene encoding type II secretion system minor pseudopilin GspK: MTPRPGEEGTALLTVLLLVAVIATIAATVLDRVGIATRLAGNVAAVAQSRAWLGTAEALTMARIEALIAADGTRTTTAGNWMGVERTVTLPDGSVARAKVADGGNCFNLNSLVEERGGGLLVARERGARQFAALMRVLGVQSGEAEKIADMTADYIDSDGTPLRLGGEDSAYSGSAAGLPANQLMADPSELRAVAGVTPRDYQLLRPWICALPTTDMSPININTLLPEQAPLLSMLVPDVLDLSRARTVIASRPADGYEAVIDFWKSPALEGLPVAPEASQQVRLKTDFFAMEAIVRAGNVDVRESALIDAREKPARIVARQWGEAS; encoded by the coding sequence ATGACTCCGCGCCCCGGCGAGGAAGGCACCGCCTTGCTGACCGTCCTTTTGCTCGTCGCGGTCATCGCGACAATCGCGGCCACCGTACTCGACCGCGTCGGCATCGCCACGCGGCTGGCCGGCAACGTCGCCGCGGTGGCGCAGTCGCGTGCGTGGCTTGGCACCGCCGAAGCGCTGACAATGGCGCGGATCGAGGCTCTGATTGCGGCCGACGGCACGCGCACCACGACGGCCGGAAACTGGATGGGGGTCGAGCGGACCGTCACCCTGCCTGACGGATCGGTGGCCCGCGCCAAGGTCGCGGACGGGGGCAATTGCTTCAACCTAAACAGCCTGGTCGAGGAGCGAGGCGGCGGCCTGCTGGTGGCGCGCGAACGCGGCGCGCGCCAGTTCGCCGCGCTGATGCGGGTGCTCGGCGTGCAGTCGGGGGAGGCCGAAAAGATCGCCGACATGACCGCCGACTATATCGACAGCGACGGGACGCCGCTTCGCCTCGGCGGCGAGGACAGTGCCTATTCGGGAAGCGCCGCGGGGCTGCCCGCCAACCAGTTGATGGCGGACCCCAGCGAGCTTCGCGCGGTCGCGGGCGTCACGCCGCGCGACTATCAGTTGCTGCGCCCGTGGATCTGCGCGCTGCCGACGACCGACATGTCGCCGATCAACATCAACACGCTGTTGCCGGAGCAGGCGCCGCTGCTGTCGATGCTGGTACCCGACGTCCTCGACCTCAGTCGCGCACGGACGGTGATCGCGTCGCGCCCTGCCGATGGATATGAGGCGGTGATCGACTTCTGGAAGTCGCCCGCGCTTGAGGGCCTCCCGGTCGCGCCCGAAGCGAGCCAGCAGGTTCGCCTGAAAACCGACTTCTTCGCGATGGAGGCCATTGTCCGCGCGGGCAATGTCGACGTAAGGGAAAGCGCGCTGATCGACGCGCGGGAAAAGCCGGCGCGGATCGTCGCGCGGCAATGGGGTGAGGCAAGCTAG
- the gspJ gene encoding type II secretion system minor pseudopilin GspJ codes for MQREEGFTLVEMMVALVIFAILAAAGVMILRSSVDTQTAVEARLADVSDTGRLHALLTGDLAQAVDRSTRDGSAVRPPFVGDANQMQFVRSGWQNIDDEARSSLQRVQWRVEGGGLARIGHRGLDRGEEAAPALMAKDATAAFRYRSADGNWSGSYASTPERPLPAAVELVLTPKGAPAVTMVFALPDVRKKLTPESGLATPPPGNAA; via the coding sequence ATGCAGCGCGAGGAAGGCTTCACTCTGGTCGAGATGATGGTCGCGCTGGTGATCTTCGCGATCCTTGCGGCAGCCGGCGTGATGATCCTGCGCAGCAGCGTCGACACCCAGACCGCCGTCGAGGCGCGCCTTGCCGACGTCAGCGATACGGGGCGCCTTCACGCCTTGCTGACCGGAGACCTTGCACAGGCGGTCGATCGATCGACGCGCGACGGCAGTGCGGTTCGGCCGCCTTTCGTTGGCGATGCCAACCAAATGCAGTTCGTTCGCTCGGGCTGGCAGAACATCGACGACGAGGCGCGCTCGTCGCTGCAACGGGTCCAGTGGCGTGTCGAAGGCGGCGGATTGGCGCGGATCGGTCACCGCGGCCTCGATCGGGGCGAGGAGGCAGCACCCGCGCTTATGGCGAAGGATGCGACGGCGGCCTTTCGCTATCGATCGGCCGACGGCAATTGGTCTGGAAGCTATGCCTCGACGCCCGAGCGCCCGCTTCCCGCCGCCGTCGAACTGGTGCTGACGCCGAAAGGCGCGCCCGCGGTGACGATGGTATTCGCGCTTCCCGACGTTCGAAAGAAGCTGACTCCAGAATCCGGGCTCGCGACGCCTCCGCCGGGAAATGCCGCATGA
- the gspI gene encoding type II secretion system minor pseudopilin GspI, with amino-acid sequence MRRASSESGFTLIEMLVALSVFAIAALALLRLDGFAVATTADLDARLVADLVVQNEAALAQTDVGPIVRGATTRPVTNAGRAFVVTRTVTPTADQRLVRIDLLAIEQGGRGRAALTMVKRVA; translated from the coding sequence ATGCGCCGCGCTTCGTCGGAATCCGGATTTACGCTGATCGAGATGCTGGTCGCGCTGTCGGTGTTCGCGATCGCGGCGCTGGCTTTGCTTCGGCTCGACGGGTTCGCGGTGGCGACGACCGCCGATCTCGACGCGCGGCTGGTCGCCGACCTTGTCGTCCAGAACGAAGCGGCGCTGGCGCAGACCGACGTCGGCCCGATCGTTCGGGGCGCGACGACGCGGCCGGTGACCAATGCGGGGAGAGCCTTTGTCGTGACTCGTACCGTCACGCCGACCGCCGACCAGCGGCTGGTCCGGATCGACCTGCTGGCGATCGAGCAAGGCGGACGGGGGCGCGCGGCGCTGACGATGGTCAAGCGGGTCGCCTGA
- the gspL gene encoding type II secretion system protein GspL: MVDALLFALPEAPLAEHPETHWWRIADGRVIERGSDAGWTAAMVDADGRPIRRVALAPASAVRLAFGDAGKAASPKQAAAIARVGAIEASLGDASTLHAVSTIDPANERSVVTALVDNGVMVEWIDWAQALGVDPDMIVPAATVIPRTDRWVEAVIGGETLIGREGLVMPFDPALAEALVGGDEVERIAADDVDLLLAAAAEAPLIDLRTGRFAKRRRLVVDRARLRELALLAAIIPIVLLLWAIVSIVRLERKTDRLDRETLAIASRIVGREPTIESAAADMAQSLGPGASGGLSPGMAALFQQLQAEQGISSTAFAYRGDGTISVTLAAPTVDEINRVLIALQRDGYVVTAVPRQAADGRSTVDITIRSQA, translated from the coding sequence ATGGTCGACGCCCTGTTGTTCGCGCTGCCCGAAGCGCCGCTCGCCGAGCATCCCGAAACCCATTGGTGGCGGATCGCCGACGGTCGCGTGATCGAGCGCGGCAGCGACGCTGGCTGGACCGCCGCCATGGTCGACGCCGACGGCCGACCGATCCGCCGAGTGGCGTTGGCCCCGGCAAGCGCAGTCAGGCTCGCGTTCGGTGACGCAGGCAAAGCGGCTTCTCCGAAGCAGGCGGCGGCGATCGCGCGGGTCGGCGCGATCGAAGCGAGCCTCGGCGACGCGTCCACGCTTCATGCGGTCAGCACGATCGATCCGGCGAACGAACGAAGCGTCGTCACCGCACTCGTCGACAATGGCGTGATGGTCGAATGGATCGACTGGGCACAGGCGCTCGGCGTCGATCCCGACATGATCGTTCCTGCCGCGACGGTCATTCCGCGAACCGATCGTTGGGTGGAGGCCGTGATCGGCGGCGAGACGCTGATCGGTCGCGAAGGGTTGGTGATGCCGTTCGATCCCGCACTGGCCGAGGCCTTGGTCGGTGGAGACGAAGTCGAGCGGATCGCGGCTGATGACGTCGACCTGCTGCTGGCCGCGGCGGCGGAAGCGCCGCTGATCGACCTTCGCACCGGGCGTTTCGCCAAGCGGCGGCGGCTGGTTGTCGACCGCGCACGGCTTCGCGAATTGGCGCTGCTCGCCGCAATCATTCCGATCGTCCTGTTGCTGTGGGCGATCGTCAGCATCGTCCGGCTGGAGCGTAAGACCGACCGGCTCGACCGCGAGACATTGGCGATCGCTTCGCGGATCGTCGGACGCGAGCCGACGATCGAGAGCGCCGCTGCCGACATGGCGCAGTCGCTGGGGCCGGGCGCGAGCGGTGGCCTGTCGCCGGGGATGGCCGCGCTGTTCCAGCAATTGCAGGCCGAACAGGGAATCAGCTCGACCGCCTTCGCCTATCGCGGCGACGGGACGATTTCGGTGACGCTGGCTGCGCCGACGGTGGACGAAATCAATCGCGTCCTGATTGCGCTGCAACGCGACGGCTATGTCGTCACCGCCGTCCCGCGCCAAGCGGCGGATGGCCGCTCGACCGTCGACATCACGATCCGGAGCCAGGCATGA